In Nitrospiraceae bacterium, the genomic stretch ATTTTCCGCAACCGGACTCTCCCACTAAGGCCAGCGTCTGCCCGCCCTGAATGGAAAAGCTTACGTCATCGACGGCTTTGATTTCTCCCTTGTCGGTGAAAAAAGAGGTCCGGAGATTGGACACCTGTAAGAGTGGGTGTACGCGAGATTCCATCTACCGGCTTCGCAGTTTCGGATTTAAGGCCTCACGCAGGCCTTCTCCAACAAGGTTAAAGGCCAGCACCACCAGAAAAATTGCCAGGCCCGGGATAAAGAATAACCACGGCGCATCGAACACAAACCCTTTACCATCCGATAAAATATTTCCCCATGTGGCATAAGGCGGAGGCACTCCAAACCCTAAAAAGCTTAACCCTGACTCCGTCAAAATGGCGGAGGCCACCCCAATCGTCGCGGACACAAAGACCGGCGCCAGGGCATTGGGCACCATATGACGGAAAATAATTCGGCCCTCCGGGATCCCTAAGGCTTTAGCTGCAGTCACATAGTCCTGCTCACGGATGGACAAAAACTCCGCCCGCACAAATCGGGCCGTCCCCATCCAGCTAAATAATCCAATAATGATCATGATGGTATAAATGCTCGGCGGGAGCAGAGCCACGGCCGTAAGAATGAGGAAAAATGTCGGGAAGCACATCATGGCATCGGTAAACCGCATGATCAGCGTATCGACCGTGATAAACCATAATTTCACGTGCCCGTAAAAACCGGACAGTCCGCCTAACAAAATGCCGATACCCAGGGAAATTCCGACAGCCACAAATCCAATGGATAAAGACACAAACGAACCCTGGAACATTCGGGCAAACACGTCACGTCCCAATTCATCCGTGCCCATGAGATAGACACCGCCAAACGGCCTGTCCTCCGGAAGGCTATCGGGAGAAGGCACAGACAGCGGGGGAAGGAATTTATCGGTCAGTCGTACAGCTTCGGGATCGAACACCACCCACCATTCGGTCAGCACTTTTCCGGATAACGCCATCAACAGAAGCAGCACGAGGACCCAAAAACCGAAGAGGGCCTGGTAGTCCTTGGTAAAGATGCGAAGAAATTCTTCCCAGGGCGTTTCCTGCGGAGCCAGACCTTCCACATCGAGGGAGGCCAAACCGGCTTTTTGTGGAGTCTCGGCCTGCGCGTGCTTCATGAAGAAATCGTTCCTCCGGTTCTCCTGATCAATCCAGGCGGATCCTGGGATCCACCACCGCATAGAGAATATCCGAAATCAATGTACCCAATAAGGTCAGCACTGCGGCGATAAAGTTGAGCGTCATGATAATAGGAAAGTCCCTTGAAAGAATGGCTTCATAGGCTAACCGTCCCAACCCCGGCCAGGCAAAAATCTGCTCGAAGATCACAGCCCCGCCAATCAACCCGGGGAGCAGAAGGCCGAACATGGTCACAAACGGTAATAGAGCATTCCCCAACGCATGGCCATAAATCACGGTATCTTCCTGAAGGCCTTTTGCCCTGGCGGTCCGGACATAGTCCTGTCCCAACACCTCTAACATCTGAGAGCGGACATAGCGAGACAGCACCGCGATCCCGCCGATCGCGGTCATGACGGATGGAATGACCAAATGCCAGATACGATCCATTAATTGATAGGCGGGCTGCGCATGCTCCATTCCGAAAGTTTTGATACTGATCACCGGAACCCCTAACCATCCTACTACCCACAAAATGGCTAAAAACGACAGAAAAAACCCCGGAACCGAAATAAGCGCATACGACGAAAACACGGTCAGCCGGTCATACAGTCCGCCTCGAAAGACCGCCCCGTAAATCCCGGCCGGGAAGGCCCATGTCCACACCAGAATCGTGGCCAGAATAAATAAAGGCAAGGAATTCAGAAATCGATCCCAAATCTTAGGGAGGACCGGTTGGCTGTCCTTGAACGACTTGAGTTCCCCCGAAGCCAGGTCCCTTATCCAATAAGCATATTGCATGTAGAGCGGGTCATCTAAATGAAAAGCCGCGCGAATCTTGGCGATATCTTCCGGTTTCATCCGTGGATTCATGGGATCCACTTCACTGGGTTCCCCTGGAGCCAGATGAATAAAGGAATGGGCCAGAAAAGAGACAATAACCAACAGAACCAATCGTTGAGCAACATTACGAATAATAAAATTCCACATAGCGATCAGCCGTCAAATTATGTCGTCGTTACCCATCAAGGGAAAATTTCGGCGTGAATTCGAGCTTCCGCCATTTATGGAAATAAAACGTGATATCCCCGCTTTTGGTGGGATAAATCTTTTTGAACTGTTCCTTCCCATCCGGCCCTTTTTCGACCAGCACAATTTTCTTATCCAGGACCCGCGTACTCAACGGGGCATAGAGAAAGGTATAGGGTTGGTCCTCATGAATCAACCGATGAAGCTCGTGCGTTAATTGCTCTTGTCGATCTCTATTGTATTCCTGGCGGATCCGGACAATGAGCGCGTCAGCGCGCGGGTTGTTGTACCCCACAAAATTTAATTGTTGCGGCCCGGCCTGACTGGAATGCCAAATCTGATAGAGATCGGGATCGATGCCCATGCTCCAGCCCAACACAACCGCATCAAAGTCTCCGGTATTCACAAAATCGTTCAAAAACACGGCCCATTCAAAGACCTGTGTATTCACTTTAACACCGATCTTTTTCCAGGCGTTCTGCGCGATGGTCATCAAATTTTTTCTGATAGGGTTCCCGTTATTCGTAATGAGGTTAAACTCAAAAATCTTCCCATCTTTTTCGAGCCACCCGTCCCTATTCATTTTCCATCCGGCATTCTCGAAAATCGCAACGGCTCCTTGAGGGTCGTAAGGAAGAGGTTGGATTGTCTGATCATACCATTCGGTATTTCGGGGATAGGGCCCGGTCGTCCGTTCGCCTTCTCCATACACAAGATAGGTGATGATCTCGTCAACATTAATCGCCATCCCCAGAGCTGTCCTGATCTTCGGATCCGCAAATAACGGTTTTCGGTTGTTATAACCAATATAGGTGTAGGCAAATCCCAGGCTGCTAAACCATTGGTAGCTTGGATCGTTTTTATACCGGTCAACCTGATGAGGCTGAGCCGCATAGAAATCGACCGCGCCCGTACGAAATTCCACTTCTTGTGTGAACAGTTCGGGAATGATGCGCATATAATATTCATGATATTCAGCGGGCCCTTCCCAATAGTCCTCATACCGTCGAAGATGAATAAATTCATCTCCCTGCCATTCGACAAACTCAAAGCGCCCGCTGCCGATGGGGTGTCGATTAAACAGACTCTCTCGCATCCCGAATGTCTTTTGAGCCTCCTCCGACAATCCGCGCTCTTGTTTTTCACGGGCTAAGGCCTCGGCATTGAGAAGATGCTCGGGGAGGATCCCCATCGTCCACGCATTGATGGCCGGGGAATAGAGGCGTTTATAGACAATTTGTATGGTGGAGGGATCCAGAATATTCACGGTTTTAATCGGCTCGAAGTCCGGAGTCCGTGGAGACAAATTTTTTGGATTCATAATGGATTCATAGGTAAACTTCACATCTCCGGCGTCGAGGACATGCCCATCGTGGAACTTCACACCCTGGCGAAGATGGAACAGGATGGTGGGATTATGCTCGCCCACGGGAAGAATATCAGGGAATTTGGCCCGCAGGGGTTCCTCCAACTCCTTGGAAACCGGTTCTTGAGGATGAATGAATGCGTCATAAGGAAAGTGCTCAAAGTACCGCTCCCCGAGAACCGGCGTTAAGCGGTCAAATAAATCCTGGTCCACTTCCGAGAGGGTAAATGCCACTCGTTCCGGTACGTCAATGGTCACGGAGAGCTCTTTGAGCTGAGGTGTGCCTTCCGCATTGGGCACCAAGAGTGAGACGGGTTCCGATCGTTGCCCGGAAGGCAATAATTCAATGGATTGCACCCTCTCCTGCAACCCCTCAATGGTTCCAGCCTTCCAAGCCTCATGAATCTTCCGGAAAAGCTCACTCCCTGTCACTTCCGATCCATCCGGAAAGCGGTGATGCGGGTTAACCAGGAGATAGGCTTGTTCCGTAATCTGCCAATCGGTGGCCAATCGGCCCCGAAGCTTCAAGTCTTCGTCCAAATCCAGCAACCCCTCAAACACGTGGCTCACAATATTGGAGCTGGCAGAATCCGCGTTCAAGATAGGATTGAGAATTTTGGCATCCCCGCTGGACGCCTCAATATAGGTGACCAAACGATCCGGATTACCGGCAGCCTGGTGTTCGTAGGTAGGAACCCAAAAATAGGATTGCAGCAAAAAAAGGACAAGAGTCAACGGGATGAACAGCAAAAGACGTTTGACAAACATAGAGGTCTACATCAACACCACACAGTTAATGCCTCAATGTTATCAAGAACCCCAAGGGGATGCTATGCCTGATTGATTGTCATCAACAAATCATGCCACCGGAGATGAAATATGCTCTCTAAAAGGTAATACGGGGAAGGGAGAAAAACACCGGATGGTAGCCAGGACCGGACATTCGGGTGAACGGTCTGACCGGATCTGACTGAGTTAAGGTGGCATGAAAGATCGCATTGACTCACAAGGGGAATGTTACCCATGACAGAGATGTGGCCCGGACGGGCCTTGCTACAACCGGTCACTCTTCCCCCGTTTGTGATGCAGAATGACCGCTCATGACCACCGTGTCTCAACAAGATGGCCTTTTCTATGCCTGGGACAGATCGACTTTCACTTCTCCATCTTCAACGACGGTCGGGTAGGATCTCACATGACTGGAGGGATTCGTCAGGCAATGTCCGGTTTTCACATTGTACTCCCACCCATGCCAGGGGCAGGACACCGTTTCCCCTTCAACATCGCCCTCACCTAAAGGCCCCCCTCTATGGAGACAGGTGTTATCGATGACATGAAAGGCTCCATCCACTTTAAAAAGGGCCAGACATTTCTCACCGGCTTCCACCACCATTCCTTTTCCTTCTTCCACTTCATCTATTTTCGCGATACGCACTAACTCCGACATAGGTTCTCCTCAACATGAACATGCGTTCATTTAAGATTTCTTCAAGGGATCAGTAATTTTTTTAAGTAAACTGGAAATGGAGGGCGCAGCATCCCCGTTCCCTTTTTCCGCCTGTTCGATATTGGCCGTCAGGGCTTTGGCAATCTGAAGAAAGGCCTGGGCTTGGGGCGACGAGGGATCATTGCTGACAATTGGAGTACCTTTATCTCCCCCCTCCCGGATAGCCGGATCAATCGGAATTCGTCCTAAAAATGGGATCTCAAATTTCTGAGCGGCACGTTCCCCACCACCAGTCGAAAAAATTTCTGTCCGTTCGTGACAATGTCCACAAACAAAATAACTCATATTTTCAATCACCCCGAGCAACGGGACATTCACCTTTTTGAACATCGTCATGCCTTTCCTCACATCCTGCAGAGCCACTTCCTGCGGAGTGGTCACAGTAATCGCTCCGGTCAACGGCACTAATTGCGACAAGGTTAAAGGCACATCTCCAGTCCCAGGAGGCAAATCGATCAGCAAATAATCCAGTTCCCCCCAGACCACATCACGAAAAAATTGCTGGATCGCCGAATGAACCATGGGTCCACGCCACACCACGGGCGTGTCTTCCGGCACGAAAAATCCCATGGAAATCACTTTCACTCCCTGCCCCTCGGCAGGCAGAATTTTGTCCCCATCCTTTCCAGGCTCTTTTGACACCCCGATCATCAGAGGAATATTCGGTCCATACACATCCGCATCCATTAATCCTACCGCATAGCCTTGCTGCTTAAGCGCAACTGCCAGGTTTACGGTAACCGTGGATTTGCCGACTCCGCCTTTGCCACTGCTCACCGCAATGATGTGTTTCACGCCCGGCAATGGATTCCCTCCAGGTTGATTGGGTGGGGTCGCGGGACCGGGCGGGTTTTGTTCATCAGCCATTCAATAATCTCCTTATGTCACAGACACTCATAATAAATTTCACATATGCGACGCAGTAGGTCGCCACCTTTCTCGCCGCCCCATTAGACCATGAATCAAAGAGAACCCGAAACCCTCACAGACTTAAGAGGATTTCGGGTTTCTTACCACACCTGCACAATTGACTAGAGGGATACGAACAAAAAACGACGGGCAAAGACACCTACCCTAGTTGGGTGGCAAACTTTTTACGCGAACGCCCGATGAGGGGTTCATGGTGATGGCGGCGATTTTCAGAAATCACCGGATCCAAAATTTCCCCACAGGTAATACACCGCCAACCCGAAAAATATATGGCCCCGGATTCATCGGCCACATCACCGAACTTATCTTGAATCATTATTCCCTGACAACGCGGACAATCCATAACAAGCACTCCTTCTCACAGGAAAAAGAATAATAAAATCAATGCGCAATTAATCAAGGAGAAAAGCAAACCATGTGCCGTAATATATTCAGCACAAGCATTTGATAAATATAGAATTTATTTAAAACATCTTTCCTGAAATGTTTCATAATGGAACAAATGCAATTAAATCCCATGAATTAAATCTTCATAAATCATTGTAAACATAACACTTTAACACACATGGCACAATTAGGTAACAACATAAACCAAAATGAAACATTTTTACGTTGTTTGAGTTATTCCATATTGTTTGACCTTCCGCCACAAAGTCGATCGCCCAATTCCTAACTGTTGAGAAGCGTCCTTCAGCCGCCAACCTGATTTTTCCAACGCCCGGCAAATGGCTTGTCGCTCCAAGGCTTCCAGTGATTCGGAATCCGTCCATTCCCGATGCTCCCAACAATACCGATGGAGGTCGGCTGGAAGATGCTCAAATTGAATCGTATCCCCTTCGCAGCACACAAAGGCATGCTCGATCATATTCTGCAATTCCCTGATATTGCCGGGAAACGGGTACCGGCTGAGCGCCGTTAAACATTGCGGGGACAAGCTGACAATATGCTTACCCATTTCGCGGTTGAATTTTTCGAGAAAGTGATTCACGAGCAGGGGAATATCCCCCGTTCGCTCGCGTAGGGGGGGCAGCACAATCGGAATCACCCGTATACGAAAATACAAATCCTCCCGAAACCGTCCCTGCTGAACAGCTTCTTCCAGATTCCGATTCGTGGCCGCGATTACTCTCACATCCACCGTGATCGTGTCATTGGATCCAACCCGCTCAAACTGCCCCCTCTCAAGAACTCCCAATAATTTCACTTGGGTGGCGACACTCATCTCCCCGATTTCATCAAGAAAAATCGTGCCACCATTCGCAATTTCAAACCGGCCCGGTTTATCAAAATACGCGTTGGTAAAGGCTCCTTTGACATGACCGAATATTTCACTCTCCAGAATGCCCTCAGATAGACTTGAGCAATTCACCACGACGAAAGGGGCATGCTTTCTCGGACTGTGGGCGTGTAACGCACAGGCAATTAATTCCTTGCCCGTTCCACTTTCTCCGGTGATGAGAACGGAGGATTTCGAAGCGGCGATGATCGGCAATTTGGCCATAATGTCCTGCATGCGAGGACACCGACCAACCATGTTATCCAGCTTGGTCTGCTCTCCCAGCCGATGTTTGAGCTCCGACACCTCTTCCACCTTGGCACTTAACTCGCGAACCAGCGAAATATCACGAATGACTTCGATTAACCCGATCAGCTTGCCTTCCTTATCCAATAAAAAGTCGGTATTAATGCTCACCGGAATATGGACGCCATCACGTCGACGAACCATCGCTTCAAAATTCGACACCCGCTCTCCCTGAAGCGCCCGCTCCAGGACACATTCCTTCGTCGAGCAGATATTACTCTGGATCAGGACATCACAGGCTAGGAGTGTCCCCGCCGCATCGACGTTGTACCCCAGCATCTTCTGCATCGCCCGATTCAAAAAGGTCACACGTTTCTGCAGATCAATCGTAATCACGCCGTCACTAATGCAATCCAGAATGATTTCGGCACCGTTTGAACGAGACGATGATCCCATTTCACCCATGACGTCTACGCCTCTCGTTACAATATCGACTTTCAATTACCGCCAATATCTCTTTTCTTTCATCCGCATTTATGGTAGGTAGATGCTGTGATGTCTTCCAAACCACATGACCCGACCCGTTTCCTGTTAGTGTAAGGCAACCCTATTCTGCTCCACAAACCCTTGCCGATAGCCATTTTGTCACTTTCCAAAAAGAACACAGTTCTCCCATCGGGCTCGCCCCTGGTGATGCAGGTGGTACACCTTCTTCCCATTCGGCGACTCAATGAGGGAGCGCCTTTATATGGAGCACTAACGTCTTCCGGGCACCTCCGTCGTGAGGTAAGGCACGTTACCGGATGATGACCCTCGATCCTGTCTCCATTTTGGCGGACCTTGCGCGGATCCCCTACCCGGACATTGATCCGGTGTTTTTTCGTATCGGGCCCCTGGCTCTTCGATGGTATGGCCTCATGTACCTTCTGGGACTGGCAGGAGCCTATTGGCTCATCAAGTCCAGAGCCGCCACAAAGAATGTCTCTCTCCCACCACAACAATTATCCGATCTTATCGTCTATGCCGCCTTTGGCGTCTTTCTCGGGGGGCGATTGGGATATGTGTTGTTTTATAACCTTCCCTTTTATCTGGACCATCCCCTCAAAATTTTTGCGGTATGGGAAGGGGGAATGTCATTTCACGGCGGGCTGATCGGCACATGTATCGCGATCTGGATCTTTTGCAAAACCCGCGGATTTCCTGTTTGGCCCATCGCCGACTTAGCCGCAGGAGCGGCTCCGATCGGGTTGGGCTTTGGACGGATGGGGAATTTTATCAACGGAGAATTATTCGGGCGGCCGACCGATGTTGAATGGTGCATGGTGTTCCCCCATGGCGGCCCTGAGTGCCGACACCCCTCGCAACTCTATGAGGCAGGCTTGGAAGGCGTTGCACTCTTTGTTCTTTTATGGATCATCAACCGCCGATCCACCCCACCGGGAACCATGTTTTGGACCTTCATCTGCGGATATGGAGTCGCTCGCTTTATTGTAGAATTTTTCCGTGAACCCGATAGTCATTTAGGGTTTATTTTCCAGTGGATCACGATGGGTCAGTTACTCTGCATCCCGATGATTGCGGTCGGCGTCTTCATGATTCTTCGGGGCTACAAACGGGCATAGGCCTCAAATCCTCACGCTTTTTTATCCGATTCCGAGAAATCCACAAGCAGCTCGCTAAAAACCCCTACCCCCGCCGCCTGGAGTCGCTCCCCCGCCGAATCCCGGAATGACCGGAGCCGAGGTAGCCTGCGTAGGGGCATCGGGAACATTGCCATACCGTCGGAGCGGTGGGGAATTCCAAATCACTTTATTACCGGGAGCAAGGTTGGCAGCCTCAATAAAATGTTTCTTTGCGCCGGCTTGATCGCCCATTTTGTCCATGCACAAAGCGAGATTATAGTGTGCTTCCGCCAGATCGGCTTGTTGTTGGACAGCAACTTGAAATTGTTGTCGTGCCGCTTCCCACCGGCCTTCGTCAAAGAGGCGCTTGCCTTCGGTCATAACCTGCAACACTTGGGTATCCACATTTGGAGGAGGGGCCAAGGCTGTCAACGGCGCTGGTTTGTCGGATGCGCACCCTCCTGCCGCCATCATGATGAAATAGACCCCAACGCATACCTGCATCCTCCAATTCCTCATTGCTTCCTCCTTCTTGTCATCTATGGTTCGTGTTGAAACATATTTTCCTCGGTTTCTGCAGTCACCGTGACCACTTCACCGAGCCGAATAAAAAAGAGTTTACACCCTTTGACCGCAGGACCCAAGCATTGGCGAGCGGCCCGCGCATAGGCCTGCCCTTGTTCCCGATAAGTCTCTGCGCGCTGCCCCACCGTGCGAGAGGATACGTGATCCGTTTTATAATCGCCAACCCATATCTCCCCATCGATTTCATAGACCACATCCATCACCCCCTCCATCACCCGAGTCCGTGGCAAGTGCGACTCATGTGGCCCGACAGGCCATGGCACCGCAAACGGAACCTCCCGACCGAGAATAGTCGCCCTCTGCAATTCCCGATACCCCGTTGAACCGAGAAAGTGATCAAAGAGTGCTCCAAGTTCTCTGACCATCTCACGTTTGTCCAACTCCGACTGCCCTGGTAACTGGCGTTCGCAAAAATCGAGGAGCGCACATTGAACCATTTCATGCTCATTCTGAAAATTCCACCGTTGAAGCACCCGATGCATCAAAATCCCGAGACGCTGACCGGTCCCACGTGAACCTTGCCCCCTCTTTCCCCACTCCGGGGCCGATTTCGTCTGATGCAGCATGGAGGGATTGAGGTAGGCCTCAGCCTGACTGGTCTGTTGCCATCTTATTTCACGTGCGTCCCACTGGGGCGTCGCGATCATTACCTCACCGCTACCTTCTGGATCAGCATGGTGCTTTGGGGGGGGCCAGGATTTCAACACCGCGGGCGTCACGACGGTGTGAGGAATGCAGACTCCTCCCACCCGCACAATATCCAACTCCGGATTCCCGACCTCTTCTTCAACAATCCCCTGAATAAGACTTAAAAAACTCTCCCCACCCACTTTCGGAAGTATGCCCCCTGACAAGATTAAGCGCTCCCTGGCCCTGGTCATTCCCACATATAGCAGACGTCGCTGTTCGGCGGCTTCTCGAATCCGTTGCTTTTCCCACAGAGGCACCTGGCCTGCATTCCACACAGGTGGCAGCGTACAACCGTACAATCCGCTAATCCAGTCAAATGTAATCTGTGCCCCGCGCTCCAGTCCTGTGGCCTTCTGATGCAACCCGGGCAATATCACCACGGGGAATTCGAGGCCTTTGGCTTTATGAATCGTTAGGACACGGACCGCGTCCAACGTCTCTTCGGCCAAAGGGGCTTCCGGCTCTGAAGGATGGGTCATGAGGGAGTCGACCAAGCGCTCCACCCAGGCAGAAAACGAGAGAGAAGGCATGGCCGCCTGTTCACTCATAAGGTCACGAAGCTTCCAGACATTCACCACCGCCTGTTCACCATGGTTCGAGGCGGCGGCCA encodes the following:
- a CDS encoding ABC transporter permease, whose translation is MKHAQAETPQKAGLASLDVEGLAPQETPWEEFLRIFTKDYQALFGFWVLVLLLLMALSGKVLTEWWVVFDPEAVRLTDKFLPPLSVPSPDSLPEDRPFGGVYLMGTDELGRDVFARMFQGSFVSLSIGFVAVGISLGIGILLGGLSGFYGHVKLWFITVDTLIMRFTDAMMCFPTFFLILTAVALLPPSIYTIMIIIGLFSWMGTARFVRAEFLSIREQDYVTAAKALGIPEGRIIFRHMVPNALAPVFVSATIGVASAILTESGLSFLGFGVPPPYATWGNILSDGKGFVFDAPWLFFIPGLAIFLVVLAFNLVGEGLREALNPKLRSR
- a CDS encoding sigma 54-interacting transcriptional regulator; translated protein: MGEMGSSSRSNGAEIILDCISDGVITIDLQKRVTFLNRAMQKMLGYNVDAAGTLLACDVLIQSNICSTKECVLERALQGERVSNFEAMVRRRDGVHIPVSINTDFLLDKEGKLIGLIEVIRDISLVRELSAKVEEVSELKHRLGEQTKLDNMVGRCPRMQDIMAKLPIIAASKSSVLITGESGTGKELIACALHAHSPRKHAPFVVVNCSSLSEGILESEIFGHVKGAFTNAYFDKPGRFEIANGGTIFLDEIGEMSVATQVKLLGVLERGQFERVGSNDTITVDVRVIAATNRNLEEAVQQGRFREDLYFRIRVIPIVLPPLRERTGDIPLLVNHFLEKFNREMGKHIVSLSPQCLTALSRYPFPGNIRELQNMIEHAFVCCEGDTIQFEHLPADLHRYCWEHREWTDSESLEALERQAICRALEKSGWRLKDASQQLGIGRSTLWRKVKQYGITQTT
- a CDS encoding tetratricopeptide repeat protein, which gives rise to MQVCVGVYFIMMAAGGCASDKPAPLTALAPPPNVDTQVLQVMTEGKRLFDEGRWEAARQQFQVAVQQQADLAEAHYNLALCMDKMGDQAGAKKHFIEAANLAPGNKVIWNSPPLRRYGNVPDAPTQATSAPVIPGFGGGATPGGGGRGF
- a CDS encoding prolipoprotein diacylglyceryl transferase; the encoded protein is MPYPDIDPVFFRIGPLALRWYGLMYLLGLAGAYWLIKSRAATKNVSLPPQQLSDLIVYAAFGVFLGGRLGYVLFYNLPFYLDHPLKIFAVWEGGMSFHGGLIGTCIAIWIFCKTRGFPVWPIADLAAGAAPIGLGFGRMGNFINGELFGRPTDVEWCMVFPHGGPECRHPSQLYEAGLEGVALFVLLWIINRRSTPPGTMFWTFICGYGVARFIVEFFREPDSHLGFIFQWITMGQLLCIPMIAVGVFMILRGYKRA
- a CDS encoding ABC transporter permease — protein: MWNFIIRNVAQRLVLLVIVSFLAHSFIHLAPGEPSEVDPMNPRMKPEDIAKIRAAFHLDDPLYMQYAYWIRDLASGELKSFKDSQPVLPKIWDRFLNSLPLFILATILVWTWAFPAGIYGAVFRGGLYDRLTVFSSYALISVPGFFLSFLAILWVVGWLGVPVISIKTFGMEHAQPAYQLMDRIWHLVIPSVMTAIGGIAVLSRYVRSQMLEVLGQDYVRTARAKGLQEDTVIYGHALGNALLPFVTMFGLLLPGLIGGAVIFEQIFAWPGLGRLAYEAILSRDFPIIMTLNFIAAVLTLLGTLISDILYAVVDPRIRLD
- a CDS encoding Mrp/NBP35 family ATP-binding protein — translated: MADEQNPPGPATPPNQPGGNPLPGVKHIIAVSSGKGGVGKSTVTVNLAVALKQQGYAVGLMDADVYGPNIPLMIGVSKEPGKDGDKILPAEGQGVKVISMGFFVPEDTPVVWRGPMVHSAIQQFFRDVVWGELDYLLIDLPPGTGDVPLTLSQLVPLTGAITVTTPQEVALQDVRKGMTMFKKVNVPLLGVIENMSYFVCGHCHERTEIFSTGGGERAAQKFEIPFLGRIPIDPAIREGGDKGTPIVSNDPSSPQAQAFLQIAKALTANIEQAEKGNGDAAPSISSLLKKITDPLKKS
- a CDS encoding peptide ABC transporter substrate-binding protein, translated to MFVKRLLLFIPLTLVLFLLQSYFWVPTYEHQAAGNPDRLVTYIEASSGDAKILNPILNADSASSNIVSHVFEGLLDLDEDLKLRGRLATDWQITEQAYLLVNPHHRFPDGSEVTGSELFRKIHEAWKAGTIEGLQERVQSIELLPSGQRSEPVSLLVPNAEGTPQLKELSVTIDVPERVAFTLSEVDQDLFDRLTPVLGERYFEHFPYDAFIHPQEPVSKELEEPLRAKFPDILPVGEHNPTILFHLRQGVKFHDGHVLDAGDVKFTYESIMNPKNLSPRTPDFEPIKTVNILDPSTIQIVYKRLYSPAINAWTMGILPEHLLNAEALAREKQERGLSEEAQKTFGMRESLFNRHPIGSGRFEFVEWQGDEFIHLRRYEDYWEGPAEYHEYYMRIIPELFTQEVEFRTGAVDFYAAQPHQVDRYKNDPSYQWFSSLGFAYTYIGYNNRKPLFADPKIRTALGMAINVDEIITYLVYGEGERTTGPYPRNTEWYDQTIQPLPYDPQGAVAIFENAGWKMNRDGWLEKDGKIFEFNLITNNGNPIRKNLMTIAQNAWKKIGVKVNTQVFEWAVFLNDFVNTGDFDAVVLGWSMGIDPDLYQIWHSSQAGPQQLNFVGYNNPRADALIVRIRQEYNRDRQEQLTHELHRLIHEDQPYTFLYAPLSTRVLDKKIVLVEKGPDGKEQFKKIYPTKSGDITFYFHKWRKLEFTPKFSLDG
- a CDS encoding Rieske 2Fe-2S domain-containing protein; this translates as MSELVRIAKIDEVEEGKGMVVEAGEKCLALFKVDGAFHVIDNTCLHRGGPLGEGDVEGETVSCPWHGWEYNVKTGHCLTNPSSHVRSYPTVVEDGEVKVDLSQA